The Carassius carassius chromosome 5, fCarCar2.1, whole genome shotgun sequence DNA window ccaagggagtgggctcacccTCAATTTTGCAAAataacacagccatgaataaagaatggttcAAAAACTTCCTCTGAGAGCAACTTCTCCCAACTATCTAAGTACAGTACAGTTTGTTAATGAACAATGCCTTTTCCAGCATAATTGCACCTTGCcgtaaggcaaaagtgataacaaaTTGGCTCTGGgaacaaaacatcaaaatattGGGTCTATGGCCTTGAAAATCCCCAGACCTTAATCTCATTGAGAATTTGTGGTCAAtcttcaagaggcgggtggacaaaaaaCCCCCacaaattctgacaaactccaagcaTTGATTATGCTAGAATGGGCTGCCATCGGCCAGGATGTGGCCCAAAAGTTGACTGACAGCATGTCAGGGCAGAGGTCTTGAAAAGAAGGGTCAACACAGCAAATACTGAGTCTTTGCATAAACTTattgtaattgtcaataaaagacTTTGACACGTATGGAATTATACTTCAGCATACCAtagtaacatctgacaaaaagATCTAAAAACACTGTAGCAGCAGATTTGTGTCATTCTTAAAACTCTTTGGCCATAGTGTATATAAACTATTTGTGCAGAAAGAAAATTCTTTCTATCATAATTTCATCAATATACGAATATCAATCATATCTAGTTGttaagaacaaaaacaaatattgctCTACAAAAAGTAGGAAAGTACATAGTATAGGCCACTATTAATTACAAGTACATAGTACTCGGGAAATATGCCTTTTGGTACTAGTCTtgctttgttaatgttttattacgtgttatgatttaaatatatGCAGTCTTCTCCCTTTATAATCATAATACGTGTTGAAACCTGAAACAATTGTTTAGCTCATATCGTTTTCTTTGCCTGGGCCATTTGTTTTGCAAGTTTAGCCTACATCTAATATTTGACCTTCTTCATTGTTCTTGGTACAGAGGTTTGATAATCTGTGAAATTCACTTAAGATATTTAGTGGGGTGTGGCGGTTTGGTAGGTCACATGACTTGGGTTGAGGTAAACACCGCCCCTGAGCTCAGAGCACCACATGCACTCCTCCATTCAAACTGAAGCAGAAGTCAGCTGACCGCGCAGCGCTCAACACAGACATGTACTGCCTGCTCAAATGTGCACCGCTGATTTTGGCGGTAGCCGTCTGCCATGGCTGGCTCTTCGGCGACTTTGTGGGAAAACAGAAGGAGCTGGATGAAATCTCTCTCTGGCCGCTACCGCAGAAATTTCAGTCGTCCGCCGTTGACTTTAAACTGAGCTCCGCCAGCTTTCAGATCGTCCACGCGAAACAGTCCTCCGCTGGACCGAGCTGCAGCATACTCGAGAATGCGTTTCGCAGGTAACTTAACTGTACAATACCTATTCATATTTGTGCCGATATTGTGTTATAAAAGAAGCAATTTTTTTTGCTTGAACAGGAAGTACGTTAGTGTCAGTAAAGTATGATTCATAAGCTCTGTGTACTCTGTGTCAAATATTCAGCACTTAGCTTCAACTGACCTTTGCAGGTATTTTGAATACATGTTTGGTGACCTGAAGAAGCTCGAGAAGAGCCGAAAGAAAGTGTATGATTCAGATCTCGTTGAGCTTCAGGTATGGATCACATCAGCTGATCCGCAGTGTGACGGTTACCCGAGTCTGCAAACCGACGAGTCATGTGAGCTCTTTCCCTTCCTCCTGTGATCCACAGAGCCGTAACCTCAATGTAATGTCTAATCCAATGAACTATCGGCAAATCCTGTAATTGACAGCTGCCTCTCGGAGGTGTAATCGGGTTAACGTACTGTATTACCTTGATCCTAGATCTCTTTTTAGATGTAGTAACATTTGACGCATGCAAAAGTAATTTATAAACGTCTTTCTGCTTAATATTAAATGGAAACTGCATTATAAAAGCCAGTCACTTCTTGCTTGTGCAATCAGATGTGTTGAGATTAAACTCAGATCATCTGTGTGGTGAATATTTTGGTTGTCCGTGTGAATTGTGTAAAGTTTTGCTCTCTTTGTGTAGATGTGCTGTCAGTTGATAAACCCTCTGCTGTGCTGAAAGCTGCTAATGTATGGGGAGCTTTGCGAGGTAAGCAAAACTCTACAATTGAGTTCTACAGTAAAGGCAGTAAACAAGCTCACATTTATATTTCCCTTTTGAACATATACACTACCATCAAAAGATCTGTggtctgtcttttattttgttaagaataaattaattctttttttaGTAGGGACACAATAcactggtcaaaagtgacagtaaacatttaaattgtttCAATATTTCTACAGCAGCAactggcatattagaatgatttctaaagaatcgtgtggcactgaagacttCTGAAAAATTCCgccttgccatcacaggaaattacattttaaaatatactaaaattgttttaatttacaacagcatttctcaatattaccgtttttactgtattttaagcTCGTTTGCATTCCTGTCAGTGGCATTGTCCTTTCTTAAGAATGTTAAGTGTTGTTTTAAAGATGGGTTTTGCGTAATCCTGCCCTAAGAGAAGAGATTGCagtatttatcatgtctgttttATCTTAATTTATGATTTCATCAGCGTGTAACTTCCTCATATGTTTATTGTTGTAAGGACTGGAAACATTCAGCCAGCTGGTCTATGAGGACGACTATGGAGCCGTAAGTTTTAAGGAGATTATTAAACTATTGGATTATTGTTTTTCATTAGGGCTTTAAATACCGATAAATTCCATCAGCCTTTTTTTGGTCTTCTCAACAGAACAACATTAATAAGACTGAGATCTCAGATTTCCCACGGTTTGCCCATCGAGGGATACTTCTGGACTCATCTCGACACTTCCTGCCACTCAAAGTCATTTTGGCCAATTTGGTGAGCTAAAATaatttgctttaaaatgaaaGACTTTAAATTTAGTGGCATTTTTTAATTGGAAAAACAGGTCACGATTAATCGATTACTTTTTCACCAATTTCCCCATTAGAAGACTTACGTCAGCTAAATAGCTCAAGGAAGTTATTTTACTTATGAGACTGGAAAGTcaagttttttaatgtttgtacACGACCGCAATCACAAGACAAGATGATTCTTATCACAATGCATGTTTGgaaaaaatgtagtttttttttttttttggttttgaaatGCTTCTCATCCCACAACGTAAAGtaataaaatgtctcattttcacAGGAAGCTATGGCGATGAACAAGTTTAATGTATTTCACTGGCACATTGTGGACGATCCGTCGTTTCCTTATATGAGCCGTACCTTCCCTGACTTAAGTCAGAAGGTCAGTATTGATGATGTACTTGACTTTGTTTTAGATTTAAGCTCTACTGCCTTACACTGATTAAATGCATCTCTATTCAGAACATGATAAATATTGTTGATTTCAAACAGGTTGTTAGTGAATATTATCACTAAAGGGTGATGGCCAACATCATTTAGATAGGAGACCACAACTATGCATATCAAGCTATTGTATTGTTACACTGCAACAAATTCCAGATTTTTTGAAAGGctttaaaaatagttatttttgtgtatttgctgCATTGGAAGCGAAAGGTAAGGGATAAAGATTTACCAGAAAATGATGATAGTGCTGTATGACAAGTCAATTCAGTTTAATTTCCTTTAGTGTAGAAATTTCACCTCTAATCAAAAGAATTAGGTTGTAGAACTCAACTGCCACTGCTGAAATCTATCTGTAAAAGTGTTCGTCTTTGTGTATTGATCATATTTTCCCTATTTTTTGTGATTTACAGGGAGCCTATCACCCATTCACACATGTGTACACTCCATCTGACGTGAAGATGGTCATTGAGTTTGCCCGCATGAGGGGGATCCGAGTCATCcctgagtttgacaccccaggACACACACAGTCATGGGGCAATGGTCAGTTGCTGGACTTGATACATGCGCTTTTTACAGATTGTTTTGCTTCATCATGTTTAGGGTTGGGATAACACTGCACAACTATTGAAATGTGAACAGAAAGAAATTACTTTTAAGCTGAAACAAACGCAGAGCTCGCAAAGGAACATGCCTTATTGCAGCCTTAAGTCATGTTTGGTAGGTTTCAGTAGGTCATATTTAATCTGCACTTACTGATTAATATGACAACATGTTATCTCGCTCTGTCTCTTTCCCTTAGGCATTAAGGATCTGCTAACACCTTGTTACAGTGGCTCTAGTCCTTCAGGAACATTTGGACCAGTGAACCCCATCTTAAACTCCTCTTATGACTTCATGACACAGTTTTTTAAAGAGATTAGCACTGTCTTCCCTGATGCCTACATTCACTTGGGGGGAGACGAGGTCGACTTCAGTTGCTGGTAAGAAAAAAGGAGCTTTTTACTCAATCGTCAAATATTAAACTACATTGTTTATCGCAATAATGTAATGCCAATAATCGTACCttatataacattattttctctctcaaattctttgattaaaagaaataataaccgTAACTATCACATTGGACCTTGAGTGTTAAACAGAATGGGAAAAAAAAACGAAGCAGAAATGTCATAGCCTGATATGTAAGGGCATGTATTGTTTCTGTTTGCTTTACTTTGTGTTGATAGCTGTTAGTGTTAAAGGCCATGCGTACATTCCACTTATCGTTTCTGTAGGAAGTCTAATCCTGATATTCAGAAGTTTATGGTGCAGCAGGGCTTTGGCACAGACTACAGCAAACTGGAGTCTTTCTACATTCAAAGGTAAGAGCTTCACTATTGTCAGGAATACATTTATTGTCGTCTTTTAGTTTAAATTATTGATTatggcgatttttttttttttttctcagtagaatgtacttttaaatgaaaatatgcatcAGAACACATTCTAACAGTGTATTGTTCATTTTTGGAAAACAGATTACTTGATATTGTGACTGCTACCAAGAAAGGTTACATGGTGTGGCAGGAAGTGTTTGATAATGGGGTGAAGGTAAGGCTCATCTCTTCTGTGCTGACGGGCTCATCCTGTTGGGAAGTAATGTAAATCCATAAATGTTATATCACAGTCTTTAACCACCAAAAAAATTAAGACACATTCTGCCAGGTCCAAAATGCTTTGTGACTTCAAATCAAAGCCTAGTCTACTTTTCTTTAACCTCCTTAATAACAAATAGCTAGACTTGCATGCTTTGCCTTTTCACAAGCCGCTGGGAACATGCCACTAAATTGCTGTTTTAACTGCTTGCATGTAGATGCATGATTGCCCAACGATAACGCATTTCCCCCAAAAAAACATTGATTAGGGCACATAATGTGCTTTATGCATGTTCCAGCTGAAGGATGATACTGTGGTGGAGGTGTGGATTGGGAACAAGATGAAGGAGGAGCTACAGAATGTGACTGGGGCAGGATTTACAACCATTCTTTCTGCCCCTTGGTACCTGGACTACATTAGCTATGGACAGGACTGGCAACGCTACTACAAAGTTGAGCCACTCAATTTCCCTGGTCAGTTTCTTCAGTCCAActcttaattttgtttattttagcacCACTAGTTTACTAATCTAGTGGTTTCAAACGTAGAAACTATAGGTATTAAGTGTTTACACATGTACTTACCATTAATTTATGTGTGATGGGTTTGACATGTCATGTTGGCAATTTAGGGTTAACAAAGtcagattttttattaaatatggttattattaGTAACCTTTTCAATCTCTATacctttaattacattttaacctTTTTCTTGCCTTGAAAATAGCCATGGACAAGTTGACATAGTGTTGAATCACAAACAAGCTTGGGGGTTGAGTCTTTGGTCTGCGTAGAGATGGTTCATTGAGAAACACCTGCATTTTAATAGAGGACAAATGCGCTCGTCATCGAACGTATATTAATAATATAGAATTTCCTGTAATATTTGCATTAATGtagtgtacagtcatggccaaaagttttgagaattacataaatattagttttcaaaaggtttgctgctaaactgcttttagatctttgtttcagttgtttctgtgatgttattacaagcacttcatacgtttcaaaggcttttatctgcaattacatgacatttatgcaaagagtcagtatttgcagtgttggcccttctttttcaggacctctgcaattcgactgggcatgctctcaatcaacttctgggtcaaatcctgactgatagcaacccattctttcataatcacttcttggagttttgtcagaattagtgggtttttgtttgtccacccgcctcttgaggattgaccacaagttctcaatgggattaagatctggggagtttcaaggccatggacccaaaatttcaactttctggtccccgagccacttagttatcacttttgccttatggcatggtgctccatctTGCTggtaaatgcattgttcttcaccaaactgttgttggattgttgaaagaagttgctgttggaggttattttggtaccattctttattcatggctgtgtttttgggcagaattgtgagtgagcccactcccttggatgagaagcaaccccacacatgaatggtgtcaggatgctttactgttggcatgacacaggactgatggtagcgctcaccttttcttctccggacaagcctttttccagatgccccaaacaatcggaaaggggcttcatcagagaatatgactttgccccagtcctcagcagtccattcactatactttctgcagaagatcaatctgtccctgatgtttttttttggagagaagtggcttctttgctgcccttcttgacaccaggccatcttccaaaagtcttggcctcactgtgcgtgcagatgcgctcacacctgcctgctgccattcctgagcaagctctgcactggtggcactccgatcccgcagctgaatcctctttaggagacgatcctggcgcttgctggactttcttggacgccctgaagccttctttacaagaattgaacctctttccttgaagttcttgatgatcctataaattgttgatttaggtgcaatcttagtagccacaatatccttgtctgtggagccatttttatgcaacgcaatgatgcctgcacgcgtttctttgcaggtcaccatggttaacaatggaagaacaatgatttcaagcatcaccctccttttaacatatcaagtctgccattctaacccaatcagcctgacataatgatctccagccttgtgctcgtcaacattctcacctgagttaacaagacgattactgaaatgctctcagcaggtcctttaatgacagcaaatgaaatgcagtggaagggttttttttgggattaagttaattttcatggcaaagaaggactatgcaattcatctgatcactcttcataacattctggagtatatgcaaattgctattataaaaacttaagcagcaacttttccaatttccaatatttatgtaattcacaaaacttttggccacgactgtatagttGTGATCCTGTCAGTCTGGCTCTTGGTTTTGCTCGTCACTAGTACGTTGTCGTGTCTATGTAATGTCAGAGTGTTTGACCACTGCTGATCAACTCTGACCTCCTGCCACATCTCGAGGTCAGATGTTGTAGACACTGAAACCACATATTCCTGAATGCTTTGGAAAGCTTGCATTCAATCAAGTGTCATTCTAAATACACTACCGCTCAAAAGTTTGGATCTTGTAAGAGTTTTAAAAAAGGATTTTGAGAGAAGTCgaagtttatttgatcaaaaatacagttaaagcagCATTGTTAATTGTCATGATCATTCAGAAGTCTTTGAATAAAGCATTTACTTTTTTGGGCAACATAAATATCTTTAATATCACTTTTGGCCTTAAAAAAAAACCATagtgaccccaaacatttgaatggtagtgtatgcttTGCCATAATTCCTCCTCCATCTTGCTTCAGTCTTGTTTTCTATCTTGTTCTTCATAGATGTTACTGTATAGATTAATGGTTAACTGTTGTCAGGTTTAGAGGTAATATCTAATGAGAAAGCAGACATGTTGAGTCACTGAGTATCTGACCTTCCACGAAAATATGACTAGATGGATATATTTCTCTGGACTACATTCAAGATCTAATGCATTACAATTTTTGATGTAGTGTTGACATTTTTAACCTATTATTTAGAACTTCACTTATTGTTATGAATATTGATTGTATTATATTGGGATTTATTATATTGATTGATATTATATTGATAGCCAATAATTATTTtccatattaaaaaaacattttttttaaacaatgttcaATTCTTTCATGACAACTACTAGCGACTAGATCTGCATAAATGTACAATCTTGGTATCTTTGACAAAGTAAATTTGAAAGCAGCATGAAAAGCCTCACAGAGACCTTAAATGGAGTCCAGAGGGATTTTTCCACGTTGACATGTTCGTTTGTGAGTTCTACATGCGTCTGTATGTGTACACATTTAGCTGAAAGCCGACACACAGATCCATGTGTGGAAAGAAAGGCCGCAGTACCAGGATGAGATGGCGAAGGTAACAGCGGCTGGTTTCAATGCTCTGCTCTCCACACCCTGGTACCTCAACCGCATCAGCTACGGCCAAGACTGGGTGAACGTTTACAAAGCAGACCCCCAAAATTTCACTGGTGTGTGTGTCATCCACAGATAAAGTCTATGGGCCTCTGTTTCTTTTTGACTTCTTGCGTTTCTCCCAAATTTGCACAACATCTTAAGGTGTACAGTAAAAAACTGGCTGTTAAGTAACTTTAAAAAGCACTGATTATACAAAACATGATTTTCTGACCTATGTTGGGAGTTGAC harbors:
- the hexb gene encoding beta-hexosaminidase subunit beta isoform X2; this translates as MYCLLKCAPLILAVAVCHGWLFGDFVGKQKELDEISLWPLPQKFQSSAVDFKLSSASFQIVHAKQSSAGPSCSILENAFRRYFEYMFGDLKKLEKSRKKVYDSDLVELQVWITSADPQCDGYPSLQTDESYVLSVDKPSAVLKAANVWGALRGLETFSQLVYEDDYGANNINKTEISDFPRFAHRGILLDSSRHFLPLKVILANLEAMAMNKFNVFHWHIVDDPSFPYMSRTFPDLSQKGAYHPFTHVYTPSDVKMVIEFARMRGIRVIPEFDTPGHTQSWGNGIKDLLTPCYSGSSPSGTFGPVNPILNSSYDFMTQFFKEISTVFPDAYIHLGGDEVDFSCWKSNPDIQKFMVQQGFGTDYSKLESFYIQRLLDIVTATKKGYMVWQEVFDNGVKLKDDTVVEVWIGNKMKEELQNVTGAGFTTILSAPWYLDYISYGQDWQRYYKVEPLNFPGTDAQKKLVIGGEACLWGEYVDATNLTPRLWPRASAVAERLWSDKSVTDVGNAYNRLAQHRCRMVKRGIPAEPLFVGHCRQEYMGL
- the hexb gene encoding beta-hexosaminidase subunit beta isoform X1, producing the protein MYCLLKCAPLILAVAVCHGWLFGDFVGKQKELDEISLWPLPQKFQSSAVDFKLSSASFQIVHAKQSSAGPSCSILENAFRRYFEYMFGDLKKLEKSRKKVYDSDLVELQVWITSADPQCDGYPSLQTDESYVLSVDKPSAVLKAANVWGALRGLETFSQLVYEDDYGANNINKTEISDFPRFAHRGILLDSSRHFLPLKVILANLEAMAMNKFNVFHWHIVDDPSFPYMSRTFPDLSQKGAYHPFTHVYTPSDVKMVIEFARMRGIRVIPEFDTPGHTQSWGNGIKDLLTPCYSGSSPSGTFGPVNPILNSSYDFMTQFFKEISTVFPDAYIHLGGDEVDFSCWKSNPDIQKFMVQQGFGTDYSKLESFYIQRLLDIVTATKKGYMVWQEVFDNGVKLKADTQIHVWKERPQYQDEMAKVTAAGFNALLSTPWYLNRISYGQDWVNVYKADPQNFTGTDAQKKLVIGGEACLWGEYVDATNLTPRLWPRASAVAERLWSDKSVTDVGNAYNRLAQHRCRMVKRGIPAEPLFVGHCRQEYMGL
- the hexb gene encoding beta-hexosaminidase subunit beta isoform X3 codes for the protein MYCLLKCAPLILAVAVCHGWLFGDFVGKQKELDEISLWPLPQKFQSSAVDFKLSSASFQIVHAKQSSAGPSCSILENAFRRYFEYMFGDLKKLEKSRKKVYDSDLVELQVWITSADPQCDGYPSLQTDESYVLSVDKPSAVLKAANVWGALRGLETFSQLVYEDDYGANNINKTEISDFPRFAHRGILLDSSRHFLPLKVILANLEAMAMNKFNVFHWHIVDDPSFPYMSRTFPDLSQKGAYHPFTHVYTPSDVKMVIEFARMRGIRVIPEFDTPGHTQSWGNGIKDLLTPCYSGSSPSGTFGPVNPILNSSYDFMTQFFKEISTVFPDAYIHLGGDEVDFSCWKSNPDIQKFMVQQGFGTDYSKLESFYIQRLLDIVTATKKGYMVWQEVFDNGVKLKDDTVVEVWIGNKMKEELQNVTGAGFTTILSAPWYLDYISYGQDWQRYYKVEPLNFPAESRHTDPCVERKAAVPG